The following is a genomic window from Plasmodium yoelii strain 17X genome assembly, chromosome: 12.
TCctcattaaaaaatatttgattgtatatatagtgatataatgaaattattgaaaaaaaatttccatttttatttaaataaataaaaaaaaagataactATTTGTtcttaataatttatatgtttttttttttttttttccaaatgtGATTATATGAATAATCGTAAATAAAtggtataaaaatatgcctttatgtatatgcatatattgttctaaacattttttttctgatGATATAATATCtcaaaattgtaaaaaaattagagGGTAAATTTCATAAATTAcaattttattgttattacaaattattaacaaattcAAAGGAATATGGTTGAATGCATTGATTGGGATTTTTTATTGCTTTAACCAAACATCCCCaaataaattcattttttttttattatttaaagagttttataaattttatttttaatatttcacTTATATACTCATgatacatttatattattcaaaaaaatgaagaaatgaAGACctgtatattattatttttcctaTGCAAGAACATATTGGCATATGTGTTAAATAGAAATGCTCCAATAAATTttacaataaataaaaataccgTAAGaaatatcataaataaaAGAGATAGCCTATTATTAGCACATACGAACAAAAATTTTAGGAAATTAGGAAGGGATAGATCACAAAGGAGAGCCTTACTTAGAGCATTAACAACTAgtgtatgtgtatatatatatgaactcATATTGCTGTGATGAATTTTTGAAACGTATATGCCTATAATAGATATATAACAtgtgtatataattatttattttcttataaCAGGTTTTGAGACAcggaaaaattattacaacCGAAGCAAAAGCTAAAGAAGCTCGAAGGAAGGTGGATAGAATAATAACATATGCTAAAAAACACTTTAATAACAAACAATACAGTTATCGACTAATAGCTAACTACATTTATGATAGAGAATTAGCCCTCAATATTGTTAAGCAAGTAAtttgatatatatgtacattcaTATATACTTGTTATGCAAAagtgttcatttttttatttattgtgaATTGAATTTATAGTAACAATTAATATAGTTGCAATTTTGTTAAATCATGCATACTATTTtcatttgatattttttaaaggcgcccattaaatataaagaaagaaATGGGGGAtacacaaaaataaaacttttaCCGAAAAGTAGAAAAGGAGATGCAGCAAGGATGGCAAGCTTAGAACTTGTgtaaacttttttttttcgtctttttttgttttgtaAAATGATACAATTTTTGTTTAGCAATTCAATGCATTTACaagtttataattttgaagaactttaaaaatgttttatctGTTTTTCACATGattatatcataatttgTGTATTTGTTGAAATACAGTTTATAagttaatataaattaaaattagcTATTCAATTTTTAGTAAACTTATTTAAACACAAAACccaacaaataataaatttaaaaaatatttagaaCATGTTAATTctgtatattttatagattaAATTATAGCATTTTTGTGATATGAAACGTGGTGGAATTTAGTGggcatatatatgtatatatacgtGGGTGTACATGTGTATATTTTCAGTATTCCATAAAAAATACGGCTTTGTTTTAACTTCagttaatttatattattcccCGAAAAACATAATATGTAGCATTATTGGTATTTAAAAGTTTAAGATTAAAATAATCACATCactattaatataatttaatgtGCACATATGAATTTTTATGGTATAATTAAGCTTTATATTTTAGCATtattgaattttttattaaaaaattgtgaatttgaaaaaatgaagatatgCAAATTGTATGTTTATtgtttttacttttttactGTTTCGGTTTTACGTTTAATTTATGTGTTTATGAAACTTTCAATATGTTCTAAATATTTTGTGTCCtatttttcttttgtttagttaatattattgtttatgtaaatattcatatgtgtttcataaatatatatacatattattttactGATAGTTCACTATTATTTTACcaatatgtgtatatttcaatatatattatataaaaatagtatatcTTTAAAACTTTGTAAAACAGGATAATAATTTACTTTTAAAAAGTTGCgcaaatattaaaaatattcaaaaaaaataaaatacaaataatttttcatgaaatatatatgcattaaaaCTGTGCAAAATTTACGGgatatat
Proteins encoded in this region:
- a CDS encoding 50S ribosomal protein L17, apicoplast, putative, which encodes MKTCILLFFLCKNILAYVLNRNAPINFTINKNTVRNIINKRDSLLLAHTNKNFRKLGRDRSQRRALLRALTTSVLRHGKIITTEAKAKEARRKVDRIITYAKKHFNNKQYSYRLIANYIYDRELALNIVKQAPIKYKERNGGYTKIKLLPKSRKGDAARMASLELV